Genomic DNA from Sardina pilchardus chromosome 4, fSarPil1.1, whole genome shotgun sequence:
TGCATTACTGTACGCACCTGGTCCAACGTTGATCTGAGCATGGCAGAAATCACTTCCGTGAGAGTTGCTGATCTCACAGGAGTACCTCCCGGTGGTGCGCCTGGTGCTCTCATGGAGACCCTCCAGGATGCAGGCGCTACCCGTCAgctttgtgttgtgtctgtacgAGCCGTACACCTGCTTGCCATCTTTGTACCAGGTGACAAACATCTTCTCAGCACCGGTGAACGTGCACTCAAGATAAAGTTTATCTCCAACTTTCAAGATGCGGTCAGACAGCTTCTTCACAAATTTAGGGGAATCTGTGTAAGAAAATGTAGAGggaggatttaaaaaaaaaaaaaacaattatgtaGACCTGATGCAGGCACAGAAAAATGTGGCTTCGCAAAACTGTGGGCGCGTATCATTATGAATCCTTATTCAATTCATGGCATTACAACTGACATAGATCTGGCCCTCTGATCACTGACTCTACTCACCCTGCCATAGGTGTATAATAGATGGGTCATAATCAAAATAGgcctacccgtaatttcccgactattagccgcggcttatacattgattttgcaaactttcttcagctatgaggttaatacagggggccagttaatatggcgttaatatggttttctttcttttaacttgcataaaacactgtcctgcggcttatacacaatgcggcttatatgcgggaaattactgtatgcaaCAATACTTGTATGCTGATGAATGAAACTGTTATGGAGCATGAAGTAAGGCACGTTTTGCCCTTGCAGCTGGTACTGACCTGGAGATGTGCTGACTTCAGCATGGCATATATCAGTTCCGTAAGAGTTGCTGACTTCACAAGAGTAAGTTCCAGGCGTGTCGCTGTTGCAGGGGTGCAGAGCCTCCATGATGCATTTGTTTCCAACAAGCTTGGTGTTGTATCTATATGAAGCGTACAGCTGCTTGCCATCCTTGTACCAAGTGACGAACATCTTAGGGGCACCAGTGAAGGTGCACTCAAGTTTCAGACACTGGCTCATTGGAACAGTGACATCCTTCAGTTTCTTCACAATGCGAGCAGGTTCTAAGACAATAAAAGGCATGGTTCACTGAgtaatgagcaatgttagtcAACATGGAGTCTTAACCCTAAGGCTACACTTGGTCCGAAAATGAAGCACTCCATTCACAGTGAGTAAAATAGTTTTATGAGATTTTTTGAGATGTCGAAATCACGTTTGTTCGTCAGATCCATtaattatagtggaagctaactGATACAGCAGACCGAATGCTTCAGTTACAGTACGTGTCCAGTGTAGTCTGTCTGTTGATGTGGAAATGAAATGCTAGATGTTTATGTTGCTTCAGTTACGTGTccagtagtgatgcgcggttcagcccattacccgcggatatccgcgggtttacctgcgggtcgggcggatttgggtaggcctagtagttttttctaaacattgcgggtgggtcgggtcaaaaaagtaaaaatgcacatttctcacttagGAACTTATGACATATTAGGTGCAACGAATTAGGCTAACATTTTGCATTACAGACTTTCTAAATCGCATGTACAACgcaggaggtgtggtcgagcgcaaaacatgATTTCTACTAAATTCAGCATCCAATTGCGCcatgtgtgactgactgaaaaaaagtcaatcgcgcataCGCTATTTTATGGACAtagcctaatgatctgggatatggaaggttgtgcacaccttgcttctgtcatatGCACGAATAACAGCTGTGCTcatgcaaaatgtgtttatgcttggcagtgtttcacgcaaaagtAGCCTATGAAGTTACAAGGGGAAATATTAATTGAAAATCgttatgtccatgaagatgatTTAACACTatctatgtctaggctgcagattccaATTATGAATGATGTGGAtgagcgcagattgtcaaaatgaccgatcatttTAACCACTGCTGTCCTCACGTGGGAGAATTAGACTAATTAGGCGAAAGACGTTaggtgcttttttttctttcctcgggtcgggtcgggtcggatttgggtcacgatTCGAAAATATTTTTGCGggttgggcggggcggtttggatctcctgaagagtcgggttggtgcgggtttaaaaaaaagcccacccgcgcaacACTAGTGTCCAGTGTAGCCAGTCTGTTGATGTGGAAATGAAATGCTAGATGTTTATGTTGCTTCAGTTACGTGTCCAGTGTAGCCTGTCTGTTGATGTGGAAATGAAATGCTAGATGTTTATGTTGCTTCAGTTACGTGTCCAGTGTAGCCTGTCTGTTGATGTGGAAATCAAAtgctatactgtagatgtttacAATAAACTCAATCCAGGTCCTATTAGCACTCTGAATCTCATTTGTAAATATCTGACTGCTAATGTAAATCCCAAAATATGAGAAGATACTTGTTTGGTCCACCCACCTGTAACTGCTGTGATCTGTGCGTGACAGATATCTGTGCCGTAAGAGTTGCTGACTTCACAAGAGTAGGTGCCACTGGTGTCCTTGTTGCACTCGTGAAGGCACTCCAAGATGCAAGAGTTCTTGGTGACTTTGGTGTTGTATCTATACGAAGCGTAGAGCTGTTTGCCATTCTTATACCAAGTGACAAAAAGCTTTGGGGCACCAGTGAATGTGCACACGAGCCTCAGCTTCTGGGCCATTGGGATGGTGAGGTTTTGCAGCTTCATCACAAACTGAGCAGGTTCTGTGAATGAGAGCACAATGAATTCATGCACTTCTATCACTGCACTTGGCGCATGGTTTAGTCCACATAGCCATTGGAATACTAAAATATTGTACTAAATCCATTGTTAAATGATTCAATAACCCCTAAAAAGATTAGAAACCCATACATCATGATATTTCACTAACCTGTGACTGCTGTGACTTGGGCGTGGCAGATGACACTTCCATAGGCGTTATTAACCTCACAGGAGTACTTTCCACTGGTGTCTTTGTTGGCCTCATGCAGACACTCGAGGATGCAGGTGTTTCCAATCACTTTTGTGTTATATCTGTAAGAAGCATAGACTTGCTTGCCCTCCTTGTACCAAGTGACAAACATCTTTGGAGCTCCCGTGAACGTACACTCCAGCCTGAGCTTCTTGGTCATGGGAACGGTGTGATCCTTCAGCTTTTTGACAAATTTAGGAGGCTCTGAGAGGTAAGAATAGCtgtgttaatgaatgttaaTTTTTCCTACAAATCTCATTCAAGAGCAGGGTTGAATTGTGTCCCCCTAAGCTCTAAGCCCTGAAGTCTCTTAAGAAGACTTAATTGACATATATTGATAAGCGATTGAGTTTTAGAGGCTGTAAGGGACATTGAGATTCAGCCATCTGACTCAAAGTAAGTTAGTAGGAGAGAGTAGCACCCATTAGATGAAGGTAGAAATAATGGTTTAAAATCATGTACGCTTCCTCACAATATCAGTTTTATCATCAAATTGTCATTTCAGACAATCCCAATGAATGAAGGTTaaaatgtgcatgtatgcaaTGGAATCATTCACATTCATGTCCACCACAGTAATTGTtagaagagagcagagaaatTGCACACCTGTCACTGTAGTAACCTGGGCATGGCAGATGTCAGCTCCATGCAGATTGGACACTTCACAGGAATACCTTCCAGGGGTGTCCTTGTTACACTCATGAAGACACTCCAAGATGCAGCTGTTCCCGATGACCTTGGTGTTGTATCTGTAGGAGGCGTACAACTGCTTTCCATCCTTGTACCACGTGACGAACATCTTTGGTGCTTCCTTAAATGTGCACTCCAGTCTGAGCTTCTTACTCAGAGGGAAACTCACATCCTCCAGTCTCTTGACAAAGCGAGCAGGTTCTGAGTAAAATGAGAATAGGATGCCACAAGTTTACCACTTATGAGGCTTTACCTCTAACAAAGATTACTCTAGATCCAAGCAGGAAATATTTCCACAAAACATCTGTTGTTTCTGCACAGCTTACTACTGAAGCTCTTCAGGAAATTACTGATGACAAATTGAGTATTGTCCTGAACATCTTCAGTAGTAAGCTGTGCAGAAACAACAGATGTTTTGTGGAAGTCCAGTAGGATTGCCTGCACAAGGCTTAGAACCTCTCAAGTTAAATACAACCAATATCCTCCATCGCAGTATTCCTACCTGCAATGGGGCTCACTTGAGCATGACAGAGAGCTGTCCCATATTGATTGGAGATTTTACAGGAGTACCTTCCAGCCATCTCCTTCTTGCATTCGTGTAAGCTTTCCAATATACAAGAGTTATCAGAGAtctttgttttgtatttgtctgAGGTCTTGAGCTCTTCACCATCTTTGTACCAAGTGGCAGACATATCGGGGGCTCCAGAGAACGTGCACTCCAGTTTGAGTTTCTGGCTCATTGGGATTAGGAGGTTCTGAAGCTTCTTCACGAAGCGAGCTGACTCTGAAAAAGAAGATTAAATGGATATGATCTCACTGTTACGGCTCAGGAATGGAACTATACATGATTTGTTCAAAGGTTAACTCTATAAACTGTAACACTTCATAGACCTTCAGCTGAACAAACCTGGGTCTGCAGTGATCTGGGCATGACAGATCGCTGTTCCATAGCCGTTGCTAATTTCACAGGAGTATTTTCCAGTAGTTTCTTTACTTGGTTTATGGAGGCCTTCCAACATACAGTAATTGTTGGAGACTTTGGTGTTGTATCCATCAGAGAGCTGCTTGCCATTTTTATACCAAGTCACAGATACTTTCTGGGCTGCCGTGAAGGTACATTCCAGCTTCAACATTTTGTTCAGTGGAAGGGTCTTGTCCACCAATTTCTTCATGAAGTGTGGAGTATCTGAGAGGAAAAATACAATGCTCTTTATTCACTGATATTTAAAACATACTAATCTTTACTTTCACATCGTTTCAGAATTTAGCCACACATCAAACTACTCCAGTATAATAAAATTACTTTATATAAGATTCAAATATTCTTTGTACAATTCGCTGTACAAACCTGTTCCCACAGTGATATCAGCATGGCAGATGGTTGATCCATGAGAATTGCTTATTTCACATGAGTATCTTCCCGCAGTGTCTCTGCTGCTCCCATGAAGGCACTCCACAATACACTTATTGCCGatgagttttgtgttgtgtCGGTAAGACGCATAGAGTTGCTTGCCATTCTTATACCAAGTGACAAATATTTTGGGGGCTCCAGTAAACGTACATTCCAGGGTCATTTTCTTTCCAATATAGACCTGCATGTTGGAAAGCTTCTTCACAAAGCGAGGAGAATCTGAAGAGATTTTGAAATGTTTATGATTTAAAATGCAACAGAAAGCTATAAATTACACTtaataaatgaaaacaaatattttaatatttttctCACTGAGACAAAGTGGTGTTTAGCATGCATTACTAAGACAGAGTCAATGTTCTGTAGGGTCTAGGCGTACACACCTGTCACTGTGTTGACCTCGGCGTGACACCTGTCTGATCCAAACTTGTTTGATACTTCACAGGAGTATTTTGCAGTGGTGTCCTTGTTGCACTCGTGCAGGCACTCCAAGATGCAGGTGTTTCCGATCACCTTGGTGTTGTATCTGTAGGAAGCGTAGAGCTGCTTGTCATTCTTGTACCAGGTGACGAACATCTTGGGGGCGCCAGCGAAAGTGCACTCCAGTCTGAGTTTCTGGCTCATTGGGATGGAGACGTCCTTCAGCTTCTTCACAAAATGAGCTGGGTCTGAGAGAGGGTGGTAATTAAAACCAAATTCATGTTTCTACTACATGAGTGAATCTGCAACTCAAGCATTGAAGAAGGAAGGACAGTTTTCAGTTACTGACCTGCCACTGCAGTGATCTGAGCATAGCATACATCTGTTCCATACTTGTTACTGATTTCACAGGAGTATCTTCCTGTAGTTTCTGCGTTGCTCTCATGAAGGCATTCCAGGATGCAGGATTTCTTAGTGagctttgtgttatgtctgTAGGAAGCGTACACCTGTTTACCATCCTTGTACCATGTGACAAACATCTTCTGGGCTCCTGTGAAGGTGCACTCGAGTCTGAGTTTCTTGGCCGTTGAAACGGACATATCCTTCAGCTTAGTGACAAACTGAGGAGGTTCTGAGAGGAAACAAATTGAAAGCAATTAAGAATTTACTGAACACCCAGAGCTTAACTTTCCACTGATCCAGACCTATATATCATGGAAAAATAGTAATGGCTGACAAACTATGTAGATATTTCATATTTAGAGTTTTTAATTACCATTGtaggtcaactgaatggacaataatgtttcttatcttatcttaaagAGGCAATGACGGAATCGCATCTTAGGTTAACCAAAGTGTATCTTCATTAAATAACTGTTTGAACATGAGGATACTCAACTTCAGTTATTCAAAGAAGATAGTGTACACACCTGGAACAGCAACAATCTGGGCATGGCAAATATCTATTCCATATGGATTGCTAACTTCACAAGAGTAAATTGCAGATGTCTCCTGGTTACAGGGATGCAGGCATTCCAggatgcacttgttgtttttgACTTTAGTGTTGTATCTGTAAGAGGCGTACAGCTGCTTCCCATTCTTGTACCAGGTCACAAACATTTTTGGGCTTCCAGTAAATGCACATTCCAGTGTTAATTTCTTGCTCATTGGGATGGTGTGGTCCTTCAGCTTTTTCACAAAACGAGCTGGCTCTGTGAAAGATAAGGTGAAAAAGAATCCAAAGCAGTTACTGGACTGATGATCATTTGAGCTTGATATCATATTTTAAAGTAGAAAGATAGATACTGTAATTTCTTGGCAATTAACCACTGATTTTGAAACTAATGTCTGCAGTTATCAGGTTAATAGATGGGTGCATGGGAACGCATTTCACTTCCTCATTCCTCATTCTGATTAAAGCACAAGCTGATCAGACTCGTCTGGGCTATCAGTAACTGCGCTTACACAGGAGTGGTCAACACACTGTCTTATTTAAACTCACACAATGAATATACAAttcatacacaatgtggctacaACATAATGGAATTGCAGTATTGTTTTTAAGGGCAAAGACACGCATTTATGCAGCACATCACAGAACATTTTGCCTAATCAATGGGaattgggtgggggggggattcaATCACTTAGGGGAGCAAGACCTGTGAGAAAGCTTTGAGGTAGTTGGACATGCCTTGAAATGTTACATTGCCATCCATGTAAGACAAAGTGTTACTGTTGAACTATGTGACCCTCCAGGGCCAACCAATTATATTATATGGGCCAATTTTTCCAAATGGAGGGCCCTTGGAAAGACACATATTGCATGTCACTCTTTGACACAAACTCAGCAAGAGTAATTTGAGAGGAGTAACAACGCCATTagtatattttgttttgttagagttattattaacaaacatatttttttcaggGGTGCATGGATATTGTCAAATGCTCTAATTTGTATCAGGATTAAAGTCTCAAGTCTGATATTTCTAACTTGTATGTATTGCAACAATGAGATcattttgtggtttgtgtgtttgaaacattacatttactGTAAGACTTGACAcatcattcaaattagggcccgTTATAAACCAGTTGGACTTTGGAGTGATGCTGTTTCTTTTGAAAGTCAGTGGACTATATGGTGTGTATGGACGATACAGGTGTTGTTCAGTGCACTATATGGATAATATAGGTGTTCATAAACTATGTGGTGTAAATGGATGATATAGGTGTTAGTCAGTGGACTACATAATGTGTATGGATGATCCAGGTGTTGGTCAGTGCACTATATGGATGATATAGGTGCTAGTGGGCAATTTGGTGTAAAGGGATGATGGTGTTTATGGTTGATATAGGTGTTGGTCAGTGGACTTTAAGGTGTATATGGATGATTTGATGATATAGGTGTTAAAAGCAGAGGACTATTTGGTGTATATGGATGATATGCTGGTCTGTGGGCTATTTGGTGTATATGGATGATAGTGGTCAGTGCGTCAGGGACGTAAAAAACGTTTGGATGTTTTTTGCTGGATCTCTGACAGGAAGCACCTAACCTAGGGGTTGGAGCTTCTCAGATGGGGTTGGGTAGTCAGTGCCCTATATGGCTCTGGGGTAGTGATATTCAAGACTTCAAG
This window encodes:
- the LOC134079174 gene encoding titin-like isoform X1, which codes for MKPKSADIGDLAIQHDGGLSKPEPARFVKKLKDHTIPMSKKLTLECAFTGSPKMFVTWYKNGKQLYASYRYNTKVKNNKCILECLHPCNQETSAIYSCEVSNPYGIDICHAQIVAVPEPPQFVTKLKDMSVSTAKKLRLECTFTGAQKMFVTWYKDGKQVYASYRHNTKLTKKSCILECLHESNAETTGRYSCEISNKYGTDVCYAQITAVADPAHFVKKLKDVSIPMSQKLRLECTFAGAPKMFVTWYKNDKQLYASYRYNTKVIGNTCILECLHECNKDTTAKYSCEVSNKFGSDRCHAEVNTVTDSPRFVKKLSNMQVYIGKKMTLECTFTGAPKIFVTWYKNGKQLYASYRHNTKLIGNKCIVECLHGSSRDTAGRYSCEISNSHGSTICHADITVGTDTPHFMKKLVDKTLPLNKMLKLECTFTAAQKVSVTWYKNGKQLSDGYNTKVSNNYCMLEGLHKPSKETTGKYSCEISNGYGTAICHAQITADPESARFVKKLQNLLIPMSQKLKLECTFSGAPDMSATWYKDGEELKTSDKYKTKISDNSCILESLHECKKEMAGRYSCKISNQYGTALCHAQVSPIAEPARFVKRLEDVSFPLSKKLRLECTFKEAPKMFVTWYKDGKQLYASYRYNTKVIGNSCILECLHECNKDTPGRYSCEVSNLHGADICHAQVTTVTEPPKFVKKLKDHTVPMTKKLRLECTFTGAPKMFVTWYKEGKQVYASYRYNTKVIGNTCILECLHEANKDTSGKYSCEVNNAYGSVICHAQVTAVTEPAQFVMKLQNLTIPMAQKLRLVCTFTGAPKLFVTWYKNGKQLYASYRYNTKVTKNSCILECLHECNKDTSGTYSCEVSNSYGTDICHAQITAVTEPARIVKKLKDVTVPMSQCLKLECTFTGAPKMFVTWYKDGKQLYASYRYNTKLVGNKCIMEALHPCNSDTPGTYSCEVSNSYGTDICHAEVSTSPDSPKFVKKLSDRILKVGDKLYLECTFTGAEKMFVTWYKDGKQVYGSYRHNTKLTGSACILEGLHESTRRTTGRYSCEISNSHGSDFCHAQINVGPEPPLFVTPLEDLTIPLSEKLRLECTFTGAPQMFVTWYKNDKQLYASYRHNTKVIGNKCIVEALHPCNRETSGKYSCEISNSYGTVVCHAHVKTSGVCPDDTSSVAKAPAATDVKKAPETTDVKKAPETTDVKKSPETTDVKKAPETTDVKKVSGSGEPARFVKKLKDVHVTIGQKLKLECEFKGTPKMFVTWYKNGKQLYASYRHNTKVAGTRCVLECLHDTKKDTAGRYSCEVSNSCGTDICHAEVAVATEPARFVTQLKDQFIPMSKRLILECKFTGSPKMFVTWYKNGKQLYASYRYNTKVTKNSCILECLHPCNEGTTADYSCEVSNACGTDVCHAQVVAVPEPTEFVSKGRYSDQVTAVPEPPRFVKNLKDVSIPMSQKLRLECTFAGAPKMFVTWYRNDKQLYASYRYNTKVIGNTCILECLHECNQDTNGRYSCEVSNKFGSDICHADVTTVKDVPRFVKKLPNIQVYYGEKMTLECTFTGAPKMFVTWYKDGKQLYASYRHNTKLIGNKCIVECLHGSTNETAGIYSCEISNSHGSAVCHAEVKVGKDAPHFVKKLTDITIPTSEKLRLECTFTGAQKIFVTWYKDGKQVYASYRYNTIVNNNSCVLECLHKSKKETTGKYSCEISNSFGKAVCHAQITAGPGFAYFERKLENLLIPMSQKLKLECAFTGTPKIFVTWYKDGKQLYASYRHNTKQTENSCAVECLQKCKKETAGRYSCEITNKHGSTMCHAYVFPVPEPARFVKRLENVTFPLSKKLRLECTFKGAPKMFVTWYKDGKQLYASYRYNTKVIGNSCILECLHECNSNTPGKYSCEVSNSYGTDICHAQVTAVTDSGIFVWPAGKSHHQ
- the LOC134079174 gene encoding titin-like isoform X2, which produces MKPKSADIGDLAIQHDGGLSKPEPARFVKKLKDHTIPMSKKLTLECAFTGSPKMFVTWYKNGKQLYASYRYNTKVKNNKCILECLHPCNQETSAIYSCEVSNPYGIDICHAQIVAVPEPPQFVTKLKDMSVSTAKKLRLECTFTGAQKMFVTWYKDGKQVYASYRHNTKLTKKSCILECLHESNAETTGRYSCEISNKYGTDVCYAQITAVADPAHFVKKLKDVSIPMSQKLRLECTFAGAPKMFVTWYKNDKQLYASYRYNTKVIGNTCILECLHECNKDTTAKYSCEVSNKFGSDRCHAEVNTVTDSPRFVKKLSNMQVYIGKKMTLECTFTGAPKIFVTWYKNGKQLYASYRHNTKLIGNKCIVECLHGSSRDTAGRYSCEISNSHGSTICHADITVGTDTPHFMKKLVDKTLPLNKMLKLECTFTAAQKVSVTWYKNGKQLSDGYNTKVSNNYCMLEGLHKPSKETTGKYSCEISNGYGTAICHAQITADPESARFVKKLQNLLIPMSQKLKLECTFSGAPDMSATWYKDGEELKTSDKYKTKISDNSCILESLHECKKEMAGRYSCKISNQYGTALCHAQVSPIAEPARFVKRLEDVSFPLSKKLRLECTFKEAPKMFVTWYKDGKQLYASYRYNTKVIGNSCILECLHECNKDTPGRYSCEVSNLHGADICHAQVTTVTEPPKFVKKLKDHTVPMTKKLRLECTFTGAPKMFVTWYKEGKQVYASYRYNTKVIGNTCILECLHEANKDTSGKYSCEVNNAYGSVICHAQVTAVTEPAQFVMKLQNLTIPMAQKLRLVCTFTGAPKLFVTWYKNGKQLYASYRYNTKVTKNSCILECLHECNKDTSGTYSCEVSNSYGTDICHAQITAVTEPARIVKKLKDVTVPMSQCLKLECTFTGAPKMFVTWYKDGKQLYASYRYNTKLVGNKCIMEALHPCNSDTPGTYSCEVSNSYGTDICHAEVSTSPDSPKFVKKLSDRILKVGDKLYLECTFTGAEKMFVTWYKDGKQVYGSYRHNTKLTGSACILEGLHESTRRTTGRYSCEISNSHGSDFCHAQINVGPEPPLFVTPLEDLTIPLSEKLRLECTFTGAPQMFVTWYKNDKQLYASYRHNTKVIGNKCIVEALHPCNRETSGKYSCEISNSYGTVVCHAHVKTSGVCPDDTSSVAKAPAATDVKKAPETTDVKKAPETTDVKKAPETTDVKKVSGSGEPARFVKKLKDVHVTIGQKLKLECEFKGTPKMFVTWYKNGKQLYASYRHNTKVAGTRCVLECLHDTKKDTAGRYSCEVSNSCGTDICHAEVAVATEPARFVTQLKDQFIPMSKRLILECKFTGSPKMFVTWYKNGKQLYASYRYNTKVTKNSCILECLHPCNEGTTADYSCEVSNACGTDVCHAQVVAVPEPTEFVSKGRYSDQVTAVPEPPRFVKNLKDVSIPMSQKLRLECTFAGAPKMFVTWYRNDKQLYASYRYNTKVIGNTCILECLHECNQDTNGRYSCEVSNKFGSDICHADVTTVKDVPRFVKKLPNIQVYYGEKMTLECTFTGAPKMFVTWYKDGKQLYASYRHNTKLIGNKCIVECLHGSTNETAGIYSCEISNSHGSAVCHAEVKVGKDAPHFVKKLTDITIPTSEKLRLECTFTGAQKIFVTWYKDGKQVYASYRYNTIVNNNSCVLECLHKSKKETTGKYSCEISNSFGKAVCHAQITAGPGFAYFERKLENLLIPMSQKLKLECAFTGTPKIFVTWYKDGKQLYASYRHNTKQTENSCAVECLQKCKKETAGRYSCEITNKHGSTMCHAYVFPVPEPARFVKRLENVTFPLSKKLRLECTFKGAPKMFVTWYKDGKQLYASYRYNTKVIGNSCILECLHECNSNTPGKYSCEVSNSYGTDICHAQVTAVTDSGIFVWPAGKSHHQ
- the LOC134079174 gene encoding titin-like isoform X3; this encodes MKPKSADIGDLAIQHDGGLSKPEPARFVKKLKDHTIPMSKKLTLECAFTGSPKMFVTWYKNGKQLYASYRYNTKVKNNKCILECLHPCNQETSAIYSCEVSNPYGIDICHAQIVAVPEPPQFVTKLKDMSVSTAKKLRLECTFTGAQKMFVTWYKDGKQVYASYRHNTKLTKKSCILECLHESNAETTGRYSCEISNKYGTDVCYAQITAVADPAHFVKKLKDVSIPMSQKLRLECTFAGAPKMFVTWYKNDKQLYASYRYNTKVIGNTCILECLHECNKDTTAKYSCEVSNKFGSDRCHAEVNTVTDSPRFVKKLSNMQVYIGKKMTLECTFTGAPKIFVTWYKNGKQLYASYRHNTKLIGNKCIVECLHGSSRDTAGRYSCEISNSHGSTICHADITVGTDTPHFMKKLVDKTLPLNKMLKLECTFTAAQKVSVTWYKNGKQLSDGYNTKVSNNYCMLEGLHKPSKETTGKYSCEISNGYGTAICHAQITADPESARFVKKLQNLLIPMSQKLKLECTFSGAPDMSATWYKDGEELKTSDKYKTKISDNSCILESLHECKKEMAGRYSCKISNQYGTALCHAQVSPIAEPARFVKRLEDVSFPLSKKLRLECTFKEAPKMFVTWYKDGKQLYASYRYNTKVIGNSCILECLHECNKDTPGRYSCEVSNLHGADICHAQVTTVTEPPKFVKKLKDHTVPMTKKLRLECTFTGAPKMFVTWYKEGKQVYASYRYNTKVIGNTCILECLHEANKDTSGKYSCEVNNAYGSVICHAQVTAVTEPAQFVMKLQNLTIPMAQKLRLVCTFTGAPKLFVTWYKNGKQLYASYRYNTKVTKNSCILECLHECNKDTSGTYSCEVSNSYGTDICHAQITAVTEPARIVKKLKDVTVPMSQCLKLECTFTGAPKMFVTWYKDGKQLYASYRYNTKLVGNKCIMEALHPCNSDTPGTYSCEVSNSYGTDICHAEVSTSPDSPKFVKKLSDRILKVGDKLYLECTFTGAEKMFVTWYKDGKQVYGSYRHNTKLTGSACILEGLHESTRRTTGRYSCEISNSHGSDFCHAQINVGPEPPLFVTPLEDLTIPLSEKLRLECTFTGAPQMFVTWYKNDKQLYASYRHNTKVIGNKCIVEALHPCNRETSGKYSCEISNSYGTVVCHAHVKTSGVCPDDTSSVAKAPAATDVKKAPETTDVKKAPETTDVKKVSGSGEPARFVKKLKDVHVTIGQKLKLECEFKGTPKMFVTWYKNGKQLYASYRHNTKVAGTRCVLECLHDTKKDTAGRYSCEVSNSCGTDICHAEVAVATEPARFVTQLKDQFIPMSKRLILECKFTGSPKMFVTWYKNGKQLYASYRYNTKVTKNSCILECLHPCNEGTTADYSCEVSNACGTDVCHAQVVAVPEPTEFVSKGRYSDQVTAVPEPPRFVKNLKDVSIPMSQKLRLECTFAGAPKMFVTWYRNDKQLYASYRYNTKVIGNTCILECLHECNQDTNGRYSCEVSNKFGSDICHADVTTVKDVPRFVKKLPNIQVYYGEKMTLECTFTGAPKMFVTWYKDGKQLYASYRHNTKLIGNKCIVECLHGSTNETAGIYSCEISNSHGSAVCHAEVKVGKDAPHFVKKLTDITIPTSEKLRLECTFTGAQKIFVTWYKDGKQVYASYRYNTIVNNNSCVLECLHKSKKETTGKYSCEISNSFGKAVCHAQITAGPGFAYFERKLENLLIPMSQKLKLECAFTGTPKIFVTWYKDGKQLYASYRHNTKQTENSCAVECLQKCKKETAGRYSCEITNKHGSTMCHAYVFPVPEPARFVKRLENVTFPLSKKLRLECTFKGAPKMFVTWYKDGKQLYASYRYNTKVIGNSCILECLHECNSNTPGKYSCEVSNSYGTDICHAQVTAVTDSGIFVWPAGKSHHQ